The Brevibacillus brevis genome contains a region encoding:
- the hrpB gene encoding ATP-dependent helicase HrpB — translation MNVLPINEVLPELVNTLRNETNAVLVAAPGAGKTTRVPLALREEAWLYNRRIVMLVPRRLAARQAAAYMAALLGEEVGQTVGYRVKRESRVGPDTQIEVITEGILTRMLQDDPELSDVGLVIFDEFHERNLHADLGLALSLQAQGLFREDLRILVMSATLDAEPVSALLGDAPVVSSKGRMFPVETHFLTSPMQGRLEEAVVQMIFHALGQEEGDMLVFLPGAKEIHRVQELLEQSGVGTHIRIAPLYGNLSQEEQDKAIQSGKTGERKIVLATSIAETSLTVEGVRIVIDSGLKRVPRFSPRTGMTRLETAKVSRASADQRRGRAGRLAPGVCFRMWTEQEDRMLIPQQAPEIMEADLAVLALELALWGVGAPEELDWLNLPPKAAMAQAQELLLQLGALDERKQITPHGRVLAGMGVYPRLGHMIQKANELGEGELACELAVLLEERDIVRGRQASANADMRTRVELLRQAANKQSGAAELPIDAGACKRLWKEAAHFKRVWAKNQSGDTSTRTEATGRLLAFAYPDRIAQRRADGRYLLRNGRGAAFSVQQPLAASPYIVAAELDDQGADSRILLAASVGESELLNDCAMQITERMNVWWEHTAGAVRSRKQKRLGALLVADLPAEASPDEVLTAFLDGIREEGLEILPWNRQARQYRERLLFMHRLEEGWPNVEDEALLASLEEWLAPHVYGFKRKEDLQSLSVTTLLESMLSWEQRRQLDEYAPTHVIVPSGSKIPVDYSDPAAPVLSVRLQELFGWQDSPRIGRGRVSLTMHLLSPAHRPVQVTRDLESFWAHAYFEVKKDLKGRYPKHYWPDDPLVAIPTNRTRPRT, via the coding sequence ATGAATGTATTGCCGATAAATGAAGTATTGCCAGAGCTGGTAAACACGCTGCGCAACGAGACAAACGCAGTGTTGGTCGCTGCTCCGGGTGCGGGGAAGACGACGCGAGTACCACTGGCCTTGCGTGAAGAAGCTTGGTTATACAATCGTAGAATTGTGATGCTGGTCCCACGCAGACTGGCAGCACGCCAAGCTGCTGCCTACATGGCTGCCTTGTTGGGGGAAGAAGTGGGACAAACGGTCGGATACCGGGTCAAGCGTGAATCAAGAGTAGGTCCAGACACACAGATTGAAGTGATTACAGAAGGAATTTTAACGAGAATGCTACAGGATGATCCGGAGCTATCTGATGTCGGTCTTGTTATTTTCGACGAGTTCCACGAACGGAATTTGCACGCGGATTTAGGGCTGGCCCTTAGTCTTCAGGCACAAGGCTTGTTTCGGGAAGACCTGCGAATTCTCGTGATGTCCGCTACACTCGATGCCGAACCCGTGTCAGCCTTGCTGGGGGATGCTCCCGTTGTCAGTAGTAAAGGCAGGATGTTTCCGGTGGAGACGCACTTTTTGACTTCCCCGATGCAGGGGCGTCTGGAGGAAGCCGTTGTCCAGATGATCTTCCATGCGTTGGGACAAGAAGAAGGAGATATGCTCGTCTTTTTACCTGGAGCCAAAGAAATTCACCGGGTACAAGAGTTGCTTGAACAAAGCGGTGTGGGCACGCATATACGGATTGCTCCTCTTTACGGAAATTTGTCGCAGGAGGAACAAGATAAGGCGATCCAGTCCGGGAAGACAGGGGAGCGCAAAATTGTCCTCGCCACCTCTATTGCCGAGACGAGCTTGACTGTCGAGGGTGTGCGCATCGTGATTGATAGTGGATTAAAACGGGTCCCGCGCTTTTCTCCACGAACAGGGATGACGAGACTGGAGACTGCAAAGGTATCGAGGGCATCTGCTGACCAACGCCGAGGAAGGGCTGGACGACTTGCGCCCGGGGTCTGCTTTCGAATGTGGACAGAGCAAGAAGATCGCATGCTCATTCCACAGCAGGCACCTGAAATCATGGAAGCTGATCTGGCTGTGCTCGCTTTGGAGCTGGCTTTGTGGGGAGTCGGGGCACCGGAAGAGCTGGATTGGCTGAATCTCCCGCCGAAGGCTGCGATGGCGCAGGCTCAAGAGCTGCTGCTTCAGCTGGGCGCATTAGATGAGCGGAAGCAGATCACACCACATGGACGAGTGTTGGCTGGAATGGGTGTGTATCCGAGATTGGGCCACATGATTCAGAAAGCGAATGAGCTGGGGGAAGGTGAACTGGCTTGCGAGCTGGCTGTCCTCTTGGAAGAACGTGATATTGTGCGGGGGCGCCAAGCGTCAGCGAATGCGGATATGCGTACGCGTGTTGAGCTGCTTCGTCAGGCAGCAAACAAACAGAGTGGAGCAGCGGAGCTTCCGATTGATGCAGGGGCATGCAAAAGACTTTGGAAGGAGGCGGCTCACTTCAAACGGGTATGGGCAAAAAACCAGTCCGGTGACACGTCTACTCGTACAGAAGCGACGGGGAGACTGCTGGCGTTTGCGTACCCGGACCGGATTGCCCAGCGAAGGGCAGATGGACGTTATTTGCTTCGCAATGGGCGTGGAGCGGCTTTTTCCGTGCAGCAACCACTGGCTGCTTCGCCGTATATTGTGGCAGCAGAACTCGATGACCAGGGCGCAGACAGTCGGATATTACTGGCGGCTAGCGTGGGAGAAAGCGAGCTGTTGAATGATTGTGCGATGCAGATTACCGAACGAATGAATGTATGGTGGGAGCATACAGCAGGGGCAGTTCGCAGCCGCAAGCAAAAACGGTTGGGGGCGCTCCTAGTGGCCGATTTGCCTGCGGAGGCTTCGCCAGATGAGGTGTTAACAGCGTTTTTGGACGGAATAAGGGAAGAAGGCTTGGAGATTTTGCCGTGGAATCGGCAGGCGAGACAGTATCGGGAGCGATTGCTGTTTATGCACCGTCTGGAGGAAGGGTGGCCGAATGTGGAAGATGAGGCGCTGCTTGCATCCTTGGAGGAATGGCTCGCTCCCCATGTGTATGGTTTCAAAAGAAAGGAAGACTTGCAGTCGCTGTCAGTGACGACGTTGCTGGAGAGTATGCTGTCCTGGGAGCAGCGCAGACAATTGGACGAATACGCTCCGACTCATGTGATCGTCCCGAGCGGCTCAAAAATTCCTGTCGATTACAGCGATCCAGCGGCACCGGTGCTTTCGGTCCGGCTACAGGAGCTGTTTGGTTGGCAAGATTCTCCGAGAATAGGCAGAGGCAGGGTATCTCTGACCATGCACCTGCTTTCGCCAGCTCATCGTCCGGTACAAGTGACACGGGACTTGGAGAGCTTTTGGGCACATGCGTATTTTGAAGTGAAAAAAGATTTGAAGGGCCGTTATCCCAAGCATTATTGGCCGGATGATCCGCTAGTGGCCATTCCGACAAATCGGACGCGTCCACGCACATAA
- a CDS encoding HAMP domain-containing sensor histidine kinase, giving the protein MSEKKRTSLFRYWTTRYLIILCIGLFVIGIASSYWISYSETQKRLDFMRLMAAEVADRVVDMEGKVKMAPFLFRIVDSRQESVGVNYKPIMMILDEHKQPVFGVPGPFSGELKRIAPDLVEADDSLSQFELARGDEVLFVKESIKVDERVVGWVMLFTPQKQVIRSMTEFQLLAIMLLGLGLLGWLVIYLLTKKLSQPIKDVADAAKQIVLGNYEIQLDKNKREQEVYELIHSFEEMAERLKQLEMMRTELLAGVTHELKTPVTSISGLVQAVREEVVSGEEAKEFLDICTKETTRLQKMVEDLLDFNSFAVGDIRIRRQPQNMQELIREIAHQWKIAQEEEKLSLHIENTSDPIMIVTDPLRVQQIMYNLLNNAAQAMESEGRIVVSLSASADEIRIDVKDNGRGIPIEEQSLIFERFYRGEDKKHIVRGLGLGLSFSRMIAQALGGMLILTESTASGSTFTLILRK; this is encoded by the coding sequence ATGAGTGAGAAAAAACGCACCTCTTTGTTTCGGTACTGGACGACGCGATACTTGATCATCTTGTGTATCGGCCTTTTCGTGATCGGGATTGCATCCAGCTACTGGATTTCTTATAGCGAGACCCAAAAACGCCTTGATTTTATGAGACTGATGGCAGCGGAAGTTGCGGATCGGGTCGTTGATATGGAAGGCAAGGTAAAAATGGCTCCGTTCTTGTTTCGTATTGTAGACAGTCGTCAGGAGTCAGTCGGAGTCAATTACAAGCCAATTATGATGATTTTAGATGAACACAAACAACCAGTATTTGGTGTGCCAGGTCCTTTTTCTGGGGAACTGAAGCGCATCGCACCTGATCTGGTGGAAGCGGATGACAGCCTGTCACAGTTTGAGCTTGCGCGGGGCGACGAAGTGCTTTTCGTGAAGGAAAGCATTAAGGTTGATGAGCGAGTGGTTGGATGGGTCATGCTGTTCACCCCACAAAAACAGGTGATACGCAGTATGACCGAATTCCAATTGCTCGCGATCATGCTTCTCGGTCTCGGTTTGCTTGGCTGGCTCGTCATTTATTTGCTGACGAAAAAGCTGTCTCAGCCGATAAAGGATGTGGCAGACGCTGCCAAGCAAATCGTGCTGGGAAACTACGAGATTCAGTTGGACAAAAACAAGCGCGAACAAGAAGTGTATGAGCTGATCCATTCCTTTGAAGAAATGGCAGAACGATTGAAGCAGTTGGAAATGATGCGTACGGAGCTATTGGCAGGGGTGACCCATGAACTCAAAACACCTGTTACGTCCATCAGTGGGCTGGTGCAAGCCGTGAGGGAAGAGGTTGTTAGCGGTGAGGAAGCCAAGGAGTTTTTGGATATTTGTACGAAGGAAACCACACGTCTGCAAAAGATGGTAGAGGATTTGCTCGATTTTAACTCTTTTGCTGTAGGTGACATTCGCATTCGCAGGCAACCTCAAAACATGCAGGAGCTGATCCGAGAAATTGCGCACCAATGGAAAATTGCGCAGGAAGAAGAGAAGCTCAGCTTGCATATCGAAAATACGTCTGATCCGATCATGATAGTTACCGACCCGCTGCGTGTGCAGCAGATCATGTACAATCTCCTAAACAATGCAGCACAAGCGATGGAATCGGAGGGGCGGATCGTCGTGTCGCTATCTGCATCAGCAGATGAGATTCGCATTGACGTGAAGGACAATGGACGTGGGATACCGATAGAAGAACAGTCTTTGATTTTTGAGCGATTCTACCGAGGAGAGGACAAGAAGCACATCGTCCGTGGGCTGGGGCTTGGCTTGTCTTTTAGCAGAATGATTGCCCAAGCGTTAGGAGGTATGTTGATCCTGACTGAGAGTACGGCGTCAGGCAGCACCTTCACGTTGATTTTGCGCAAATAA
- the bluB gene encoding 5,6-dimethylbenzimidazole synthase, translating to MKRLTAEEKNGLYKAISNRRDIRTFRQDPVAPEKLAMILAAAHHAPSVGFMQPWNFVLVEDDATKQALAECADKERRALAIHYEGTGRESTFLELKIQGIKEAPVTICVTCDPTRGGDHVLGRNSIPETDIMSVSCAIQNMWLAAYAEDLAMGWVSFYKKADVRRILNIPPHIDPVALLSIGYTDHYPERPLLELHQWRQREDLQQLIYREQWGSKA from the coding sequence ATGAAACGCTTAACCGCGGAAGAAAAAAACGGTTTGTATAAAGCCATCAGCAATCGTCGCGATATTCGTACCTTTCGCCAAGATCCTGTCGCCCCGGAAAAGCTCGCCATGATCTTGGCTGCAGCCCATCATGCTCCTTCTGTCGGATTCATGCAGCCTTGGAATTTTGTCCTGGTGGAAGACGACGCAACCAAACAAGCGCTCGCAGAATGTGCGGATAAAGAACGACGGGCGCTTGCCATCCACTACGAAGGTACGGGACGAGAGTCGACCTTTTTGGAGTTGAAAATTCAAGGGATCAAGGAAGCGCCTGTCACTATCTGTGTCACTTGTGATCCTACGCGTGGCGGCGACCATGTACTCGGACGCAATTCCATCCCGGAAACAGATATTATGTCTGTCAGCTGTGCGATCCAAAACATGTGGCTGGCTGCCTACGCAGAGGATTTGGCGATGGGCTGGGTCAGCTTTTACAAGAAGGCCGACGTTCGTCGTATCCTGAACATCCCGCCGCATATCGATCCTGTCGCATTGCTGTCGATCGGCTACACAGATCATTATCCGGAACGTCCACTCTTGGAGCTGCACCAATGGAGACAACGCGAGGACCTGCAACAGTTGATTTATCGGGAGCAGTGGGGGAGCAAGGCGTGA
- a CDS encoding response regulator transcription factor gives MHNILIVEDELPISRVLKAYLEKNNFRVEQAFNGEEAERKFDSLNPALVLLDVMLPGRSGWSILEYIRAKSSCPVIMLTALGQIDNKLAGLNKGADDYITKPFIADEVVARVHAVLRRSKQLIEGNHVKQFGSLKVDFKAYSVMLHGIELAFTPKDLCLFLFLAQYKNQTFTREQLIEQVWGMDYEGSDRAVDLAIKRIRRSLENWPTSEGEIRTYRGLGYKLCVYE, from the coding sequence ATGCATAACATCTTGATAGTGGAAGACGAGCTACCCATCTCTCGGGTATTGAAGGCGTATTTGGAAAAAAACAACTTTCGGGTTGAACAGGCATTTAACGGCGAGGAAGCAGAGCGGAAGTTTGATTCACTCAATCCTGCGCTCGTCTTGCTGGATGTGATGCTGCCTGGACGAAGCGGATGGAGTATTCTCGAATATATTCGGGCGAAAAGCTCGTGTCCTGTCATCATGCTGACAGCGTTGGGACAAATCGATAACAAGCTGGCGGGCTTGAACAAAGGCGCCGATGACTATATCACCAAGCCCTTTATTGCCGATGAAGTGGTCGCTCGCGTACATGCAGTATTACGTCGCTCGAAACAATTGATAGAAGGCAATCATGTGAAGCAGTTCGGCAGTCTGAAAGTCGACTTCAAGGCGTATTCTGTCATGCTGCACGGCATCGAACTAGCATTTACGCCAAAAGACTTGTGCCTGTTTCTTTTTTTGGCACAGTACAAAAACCAGACGTTCACCAGAGAACAGCTCATCGAGCAGGTGTGGGGGATGGATTACGAAGGAAGTGATCGCGCAGTAGACCTCGCGATCAAGCGCATCCGGCGATCTTTGGAGAATTGGCCGACATCCGAAGGGGAAATCCGTACCTATCGTGGCTTAGGCTACAAACTGTGTGTATATGAGTGA
- a CDS encoding efflux RND transporter periplasmic adaptor subunit, whose protein sequence is MTHTEKKRALFSKVGSNKKRWIVGVMAVGAVVVSGGIFGYQSFFTPQLAQAAFQVEVVKRGDISEVVQASGTVQASKRSSLSFSDAEEAKDAISTIQVGVGDAVKAGQVLATMDDSVARIQVTNAEANLLSAQAKLEEAQKRKSPAEITSLQAAVNQTKNEWELAVQNIDGKKAANDVEKAKANLESAQKTYTSQQALFAASAIAKSEFDSAQSSLEQAQRDYNSAVLTAGQTTGQSSVKVEQALAAYQTAQEALQEANEGPDAATVLSAKAAVEQAKAGLQQAQKALRAVTLKAPMDGVIVQVNGNVGEIPGNNFIIMDNSNSGDLEVLAQISQSDIGKVQEGLAVTFTTSSYADETFRGKVKLIYPEAKTDAGVTTYDVLLSVANQDNKLKIGMTMNVAIERGTHKNVLLVPAQALQTQNGKDGVYVLRDAAAQQAGEGTEGNQPEAKQANNRSGGEEGRANMPYRFVPIKMGYFTADQVEVTEGLTEGERVVILVNTQTSSGNSQNGNRMGGGMPGLGGMGVQIRGR, encoded by the coding sequence GTGACTCACACGGAGAAAAAGAGAGCGTTGTTTTCGAAGGTAGGAAGCAACAAGAAAAGGTGGATCGTTGGCGTAATGGCTGTTGGGGCCGTGGTCGTTTCAGGTGGAATATTTGGCTACCAGTCGTTTTTTACTCCACAATTGGCGCAGGCTGCTTTTCAAGTGGAGGTGGTAAAAAGGGGAGACATCTCAGAAGTCGTGCAGGCGTCAGGTACTGTCCAGGCTTCCAAGCGCTCGTCTCTCTCGTTTTCTGATGCAGAAGAAGCCAAGGATGCGATCTCTACCATTCAGGTCGGCGTTGGTGATGCCGTGAAAGCAGGGCAAGTTCTGGCGACGATGGACGATTCCGTAGCGAGAATCCAGGTGACCAATGCGGAAGCAAATCTTTTATCGGCGCAAGCCAAGCTAGAGGAGGCACAAAAGCGCAAGAGTCCTGCTGAAATCACTTCTTTGCAAGCCGCCGTCAATCAGACCAAGAACGAATGGGAGCTGGCAGTGCAAAATATTGATGGAAAAAAAGCGGCGAATGACGTGGAGAAGGCAAAGGCAAACCTGGAGAGTGCCCAGAAGACCTACACTTCCCAGCAGGCCTTGTTTGCGGCAAGTGCGATTGCCAAGAGTGAATTCGACAGTGCCCAGTCCTCGTTGGAGCAGGCCCAACGCGATTACAACTCGGCGGTATTGACAGCTGGACAGACCACAGGGCAGTCCAGTGTGAAGGTAGAGCAGGCATTGGCTGCGTATCAAACAGCGCAAGAAGCGTTACAGGAAGCGAATGAAGGTCCTGATGCCGCCACAGTTTTATCGGCAAAAGCAGCGGTGGAACAGGCAAAAGCGGGGCTGCAACAAGCACAAAAGGCATTGAGAGCTGTCACCTTGAAAGCACCGATGGACGGAGTGATCGTTCAGGTGAATGGCAATGTAGGTGAAATACCCGGCAATAATTTCATTATCATGGATAATTCGAATAGCGGAGATTTAGAGGTATTGGCTCAGATTAGCCAGAGTGACATCGGAAAAGTGCAGGAAGGCTTGGCTGTGACGTTCACGACAAGTTCTTATGCGGATGAGACGTTCCGTGGAAAAGTAAAGCTGATCTATCCAGAAGCGAAAACCGACGCTGGCGTCACCACTTACGATGTGCTTTTGTCTGTGGCAAACCAGGATAACAAATTGAAGATTGGGATGACGATGAACGTCGCGATCGAACGGGGAACCCATAAAAATGTGCTCCTGGTACCTGCACAAGCGCTCCAAACGCAAAATGGCAAGGATGGCGTTTATGTGCTAAGGGATGCTGCTGCACAACAAGCAGGTGAAGGAACGGAAGGGAATCAGCCTGAGGCGAAGCAAGCGAATAACCGCAGTGGAGGCGAAGAGGGCAGAGCGAATATGCCGTATCGCTTTGTTCCGATCAAAATGGGGTACTTCACTGC